The window AAACGTCTAAAAACTAATTTTCTTAAAATTCTGTCATTCTTTATCCTAACCCCTTGACATAAATTCTAAACCTTATATAATTATTTAGCACTCTAATAAACAAAGTGCTAAATAATAACAAAAAAATATGAAGGGAGGTTGTTTGTATGGCAGAAATCATTCCTATTCATGATCACATCGTAGTTAAAATTGAAGAGGAGGAAGAAAAGACAAAATCTGGTATTGTTCTTCCTGATACAGCAAAGGAAAAACCACAGAAAGGAAAAGTTATTGCTGTAGGTAGTGGTAGACTTCTTGATAATGGCCAGAAAGTGCCATTAGAAGTAAAAGTAGGTGATACGGTAGTATTCTCAAAGTATGCAGGAACTGAAATTAAGTTGAATGACGATAAGTATTTGATTATCTCAGAAAAAGAAGTTCTTGCAATTCTTAAATAAGGAGGTGTAATTATGGACGCAAAACAAATTATTTTCGGAACAGAAGTAAGAAAAACAATTCAAGCAGGAGTAGATAAATTAGCAAACACTGTAAAAGTAACTCTTGGTCCGAGAGGTAAGCATGTAGCACTTGAAAGGAAATTTGGTTCTCCACTTCTCTCAGACGATGGAGTATCAATTGCAAAAGAAATCGATTTAGCCGATCCAAACGAAAATATTGGAGCACAACTTGTTAAGGAAGTTGCTTCAAAAACCGAAGATGCAGCAGGCGATGGCACTACAACAGCAGTAGTGCTTTCTCAAGTAATGATCGATGAAGGTATTAAAAACGTTACAGCAGGAGCAGACCCACTTCTTATAAAAAGAGGGATCGATAAAGCAGTTGAAACAGTTATTGAGGAAATGAAAAAATTTAAAAAGGAGATCTCCACAAAAGAGGAGATTGCGCAAGTTGGAACTGTTTCTTCAAAGATAAAAGAAGTTGGAGAAGCAATAGCAGATGCAGTTGATAAGGTTGGTAAAGAAGGT of the Caldisericaceae bacterium genome contains:
- the groEL gene encoding chaperonin GroEL; amino-acid sequence: MDAKQIIFGTEVRKTIQAGVDKLANTVKVTLGPRGKHVALERKFGSPLLSDDGVSIAKEIDLADPNENIGAQLVKEVASKTEDAAGDGTTTAVVLSQVMIDEGIKNVTAGADPLLIKRGIDKAVETVIEEMKKFKKEISTKEEIAQVGTVSSKIKEVGEAIADAVDKVGKEGVITVEESQGLGLEVKTVEGMQFDRGYVSPYFVTDADRMEAELKDPFIIITDKKVSSIQEFLPLLEKIVQTGRPFLLIADDVTGEALATLVLNKIKGTFSCVAVKAPGFGDRRKAMLEDIAILTGGQVIS
- the groES gene encoding co-chaperone GroES; translated protein: MAEIIPIHDHIVVKIEEEEEKTKSGIVLPDTAKEKPQKGKVIAVGSGRLLDNGQKVPLEVKVGDTVVFSKYAGTEIKLNDDKYLIISEKEVLAILK